The following proteins are co-located in the Lacticaseibacillus paracasei subsp. paracasei genome:
- a CDS encoding branched-chain amino acid ABC transporter ATP-binding protein, with protein sequence MLFRSKLLDIYRENFAKLFTPTTIQYLYASNENDLIALHDQYVRDFINGGVIKQVGFINSRHTGILDYLSVRNNLCINGRCKDSDFLPEWLSTNSPILDQPAATLNTMQRIYLQFYRGLMGKKRYLLLTSSPAIFDPYVTRDFLTEANHALQQTNSCLLVLTTDQSLLNANPNHAWQEPPVLTLSALTK encoded by the coding sequence ATGTTATTTCGATCAAAACTACTTGATATCTATCGCGAAAATTTTGCCAAACTTTTTACCCCAACAACGATTCAGTATCTCTATGCCTCAAACGAGAATGACCTGATTGCCTTGCATGATCAGTACGTGCGCGATTTTATTAATGGTGGCGTCATCAAGCAAGTCGGCTTCATTAATAGCCGGCATACAGGTATCCTTGACTATCTCAGCGTGCGAAACAACCTTTGCATCAATGGGCGCTGCAAGGATTCTGATTTCTTGCCTGAATGGTTATCCACGAATTCACCGATCTTAGACCAGCCAGCTGCGACATTGAACACCATGCAACGCATTTATTTGCAATTTTATCGTGGCTTGATGGGTAAAAAACGTTACCTGCTGCTAACCAGCTCTCCTGCGATCTTTGATCCTTATGTTACCCGTGACTTCCTCACTGAAGCCAATCATGCATTGCAACAAACCAATAGTTGCTTGCTAGTTTTAACAACAGATCAATCCTTGTTAAATGCGAATCCTAACCATGCTTGGCAGGAACCGCCTGTATTGACGCTGAGTGCCCTGACAAAATGA